One genomic segment of Marinitoga sp. 38H-ov includes these proteins:
- the glpK gene encoding glycerol kinase GlpK, with the protein MKYYLAIDEGTSSTRTLLFDESFKLIDFVQKEINMYYPQPGWVEQDAEELYKKTEETMIEVVEKNNVSWTDIIGIGITNQRETIVAWDKNTGKPLYNAIVWQCRRTANILNRFPVSFWTDVRRKTGLVKDPYFSGSKILWLIENVDEVKEAYDNGNLKVGTIESWLAFKLSGKHVSDVSNASRTQLMNIHTLDWDDDILKTFGIKKEILPEIVNTAIENGIETKFGPKIYGMIGDQQSALFGQRAFEVGDAKCTYGTGAFVLMNSGSTPPRPHPGLLTSVGWKINNDAIYSLEGSIFTVGAFFKWLKDIKMIDEYEDLEKHSKDIDNGGVYIVPALSGLGSPYWDSDARGLIIGLTRATKKENIIRAALESVAFSVREVIDSMQEAVWTKIKKMNVDGGATKNRLLMEIQSDLINAEIFVPEFQEITALGAAFMAAIGSKNISINDIKNLHFSGINILPKNSDKIEKEYYIWKEAVLRSKGWIKSTNISY; encoded by the coding sequence ATGAAATATTATTTAGCAATTGATGAAGGGACAAGTAGTACTAGAACATTATTATTTGATGAAAGTTTTAAGTTAATTGATTTTGTACAAAAAGAAATTAATATGTATTATCCTCAGCCAGGTTGGGTTGAACAAGACGCTGAAGAGTTGTATAAAAAAACTGAAGAAACAATGATAGAGGTTGTAGAAAAAAATAATGTTTCATGGACTGATATTATAGGCATAGGTATTACCAATCAAAGAGAAACTATTGTTGCTTGGGATAAAAATACGGGGAAACCTTTATATAATGCTATTGTTTGGCAATGTAGAAGAACGGCAAACATTTTAAATAGATTTCCTGTTAGTTTTTGGACAGATGTTAGAAGAAAAACAGGTCTTGTCAAAGATCCCTATTTTTCAGGTTCCAAAATTTTATGGCTTATTGAAAATGTTGATGAAGTAAAAGAAGCATATGATAATGGAAATTTAAAAGTTGGGACAATTGAATCGTGGTTAGCTTTTAAATTATCAGGCAAACATGTTTCTGATGTTTCTAATGCTTCAAGAACCCAACTAATGAATATTCACACTTTAGATTGGGATGATGATATATTAAAAACATTTGGAATAAAAAAGGAAATCTTACCAGAAATTGTTAATACTGCTATTGAAAATGGAATAGAAACAAAATTTGGCCCTAAAATATACGGCATGATAGGAGATCAACAATCTGCACTTTTTGGACAAAGAGCTTTTGAAGTAGGAGATGCAAAATGTACATACGGAACTGGTGCATTTGTTTTAATGAATTCTGGATCAACACCACCTAGACCTCATCCTGGATTATTAACTTCCGTTGGTTGGAAAATAAATAATGATGCAATATACTCATTAGAAGGAAGTATTTTTACTGTAGGAGCATTCTTTAAATGGTTAAAAGATATTAAAATGATAGACGAATATGAAGATTTAGAAAAACATTCAAAGGATATTGATAATGGTGGAGTATATATTGTTCCTGCGTTAAGCGGTTTAGGTTCTCCATATTGGGATTCAGATGCTAGAGGGTTAATTATTGGATTAACTAGAGCTACTAAAAAAGAAAACATAATTAGAGCTGCTTTAGAATCTGTAGCTTTTAGTGTTAGAGAAGTTATAGATTCTATGCAAGAAGCTGTTTGGACAAAAATAAAGAAAATGAATGTTGATGGAGGCGCTACAAAAAATAGATTATTAATGGAAATACAAAGTGATTTAATAAATGCAGAAATTTTTGTTCCTGAATTCCAAGAAATCACTGCTTTAGGTGCTGCATTTATGGCCGCAATTGGTTCAAAAAATATTTCTATTAATGACATAAAAAATTTGCATTTTTCAGGTATAAACATATTGCCAAAAAATTCAGATAAGATAGAAAAAGAATATTATATTTGGAAGGAGGCCGTTCTAAGATCAAAAGGCTGGATAAAATCAACGAACATAAGCTATTAG
- the tsaE gene encoding tRNA (adenosine(37)-N6)-threonylcarbamoyltransferase complex ATPase subunit type 1 TsaE produces MNILLYGDLGTGKTTFTKGFIRSLLNDNSLSVTSPTFALVKVYDNHIYHADLYRLTDPEEIPYVGLFEDPNGIYLIEWPERLEYYIPDEYLEITLYYNNEDMTKRDIKIKAIGEKYKHIEEAI; encoded by the coding sequence ATGAATATATTATTATATGGTGATTTAGGTACTGGGAAAACCACCTTTACTAAAGGGTTTATTAGAAGTCTTTTAAATGATAATTCATTATCAGTAACCTCACCAACATTTGCATTAGTTAAAGTATATGATAATCATATATATCATGCAGATTTATACAGATTAACAGATCCAGAAGAAATTCCATATGTAGGATTATTTGAAGATCCAAATGGAATTTATTTAATTGAATGGCCAGAAAGGTTAGAATATTATATTCCTGATGAATATTTAGAAATTACATTATATTACAATAATGAAGACATGACAAAAAGAGATATAAAGATTAAGGCTATTGGTGAAAAATATAAACATATAGAGGAGGCAATATAA
- the ychF gene encoding redox-regulated ATPase YchF, with the protein MKIGILGLPLTGKTTIFSLLTNKPYDGSYKQDAEERVANVMDERLEKLTAMYNPKKTVHATLNFIDIPSYNTSADRKEKNRILQMIQTVDAIILVIRAFKNDSVPLPEGNELPVDQLDTLKTEMIIRDLEVVENRLARLIEQNKKKKPTKEDERQVKILEEIKPILEDGKFASKIELNEEDKKLISSLALFTLKPIITVVNIDDEQLLNSEYPGKDELINTCKEENFAYIEICGKTEADLIELEDDEKEEFMKELGIERSGIERLSKVVYDHLGLITFFTVGEDEVRAWTINKGITMKKAAGKIHSDLEKGFVKAEVMHYDDLIRLGSEEEVKKAGLWRLAGKEEIVKDGDILTIRANA; encoded by the coding sequence ATGAAAATAGGTATTTTAGGATTACCTTTAACTGGAAAAACAACAATTTTTTCTCTTTTAACAAATAAACCATATGATGGTAGTTATAAGCAAGATGCTGAAGAAAGAGTAGCAAATGTTATGGATGAAAGACTTGAAAAGTTAACAGCCATGTATAATCCAAAAAAGACTGTACACGCTACATTGAATTTTATTGATATTCCTAGTTATAATACTTCAGCTGATAGAAAAGAAAAAAATAGAATATTACAAATGATACAAACAGTAGATGCAATAATATTAGTAATAAGAGCATTCAAAAATGATTCTGTACCTCTTCCAGAAGGAAATGAATTACCTGTTGATCAATTAGATACTTTAAAAACTGAAATGATTATAAGAGATTTAGAAGTTGTTGAAAATAGATTAGCTAGATTAATTGAACAAAACAAAAAGAAAAAACCAACAAAAGAAGATGAAAGGCAAGTAAAAATACTTGAAGAAATTAAACCTATATTAGAAGATGGAAAATTCGCATCAAAAATTGAATTAAATGAAGAAGATAAAAAATTAATTAGTTCTTTAGCTTTATTTACTTTAAAACCAATCATAACTGTGGTTAATATTGATGATGAACAATTATTAAATAGTGAGTACCCAGGAAAAGATGAATTGATTAATACTTGTAAAGAAGAAAATTTTGCATATATAGAAATATGTGGAAAAACAGAAGCTGATTTAATTGAACTTGAAGATGATGAAAAAGAAGAGTTTATGAAAGAATTAGGTATTGAAAGATCAGGTATTGAAAGGCTATCTAAAGTTGTATATGATCACTTAGGTTTAATAACATTCTTTACTGTTGGAGAAGATGAAGTTAGAGCATGGACAATTAACAAAGGTATAACTATGAAAAAAGCTGCAGGAAAAATTCATTCAGATTTAGAAAAAGGTTTTGTAAAAGCTGAAGTTATGCATTATGATGATTTAATTAGACTAGGTAGTGAAGAAGAAGTTAAAAAAGCAGGATTATGGAGATTAGCTGGAAAAGAAGAAATTGTAAAAGATGGTGATATATTAACCATTAGAGCAAATGCATAG
- the queA gene encoding tRNA preQ1(34) S-adenosylmethionine ribosyltransferase-isomerase QueA codes for MRKPLYEVDDFDYNLPEEYIAQKPVEPRDSSKLMVLNRKEKSIEHKIFRDIIDYLYPGDLLVVNNTKVIPARLYGQKITGANVEVLLLEKTHEENTWKALVKPGSKLKTGAEIKFSENLFAKIIQHNDDGSRIIKFFSKNDVWEEIERIGNMPLPPYIKNYNGPKDRYQTTYAKVHGAVAAPTAGLHFTKELLDKIKNKGIEFAEVTLHVGLGTFRPVKVDNIEDHEMHEEYYEVPEETVKKIREYKNNKGRIISVGTTVVRTLETIANLPEENSYIGTTNIFIYPPYEFKLIDALITNFHLPKSTLLMLVSAFGGYDYIMHAYNTAVKEKYRFFSFGDSMFIY; via the coding sequence ATGAGAAAACCATTATATGAAGTAGATGATTTTGATTATAATTTACCTGAAGAATATATTGCTCAAAAACCTGTTGAACCAAGAGACTCATCAAAACTAATGGTATTAAATAGAAAAGAAAAAAGTATAGAACACAAGATTTTTAGAGATATTATAGATTATTTATATCCTGGAGATTTATTAGTTGTTAATAATACAAAAGTAATACCTGCAAGATTATACGGACAAAAAATTACAGGTGCAAATGTTGAAGTATTACTTTTGGAAAAAACTCATGAAGAAAATACCTGGAAAGCACTTGTAAAACCCGGATCAAAGCTCAAAACAGGTGCTGAAATAAAGTTTTCAGAAAATTTATTTGCAAAAATAATACAACATAATGATGATGGCTCTAGAATTATAAAATTCTTTTCTAAAAATGACGTCTGGGAAGAAATTGAAAGAATTGGTAATATGCCGCTACCTCCATATATAAAAAATTATAATGGACCTAAAGATAGATATCAAACTACTTATGCAAAAGTTCACGGTGCTGTAGCAGCTCCTACAGCTGGACTTCATTTTACTAAAGAATTATTAGATAAAATAAAAAACAAGGGTATAGAATTTGCAGAAGTTACACTTCATGTTGGTTTAGGTACTTTTAGACCGGTGAAAGTTGACAATATTGAAGATCATGAAATGCATGAAGAATATTATGAAGTACCTGAGGAAACAGTTAAAAAAATAAGAGAATATAAAAATAATAAGGGCAGAATAATTAGTGTAGGAACAACTGTAGTAAGAACTTTAGAAACAATAGCTAATTTACCTGAAGAAAATTCATATATTGGAACTACTAATATATTTATATATCCCCCATATGAATTTAAATTAATAGACGCTCTTATTACTAATTTTCATTTACCTAAATCAACATTATTAATGTTAGTATCAGCATTTGGAGGTTATGATTATATAATGCATGCATATAATACTGCTGTAAAAGAAAAATATAGATTCTTTTCATTTGGGGATTCTATGTTTATATATTAG
- a CDS encoding DMT family transporter: MTKKTLGIFYMVITVIFWGISFVATKIIVQNVPPMTAAFLRFFLATAVLLIFVRKEIKYTKKELLYVMLSGFFGVTAYFLFENTALQFTTPSNGSLIISATPIMYLFFSDLLNKSFSHKIRYLGTLLAFVGVSIIVLNGKFVLKLNPLGDLLMFGAAFSWIFYTVFIEKLELHDNLIITKDLNFYGMLFFLPFVYFELKGNGTCPFYQLWLQPKVIIAFIFLSVFCTALGYIWWNKAIRLAGAKTTTNGIFFIPIVTVIADAIILKNYPNYLTILGIILVLLGNYIAEIRD; this comes from the coding sequence TTGACAAAAAAAACTTTAGGAATATTTTATATGGTTATTACAGTAATTTTTTGGGGAATTTCTTTTGTTGCTACCAAAATAATTGTACAAAATGTTCCACCTATGACAGCTGCATTTTTGAGATTTTTTTTAGCTACTGCAGTATTATTGATTTTTGTTAGAAAAGAAATAAAATATACTAAAAAAGAATTATTGTATGTTATGTTATCTGGTTTTTTTGGAGTTACTGCATATTTTTTATTTGAAAATACCGCTTTACAATTTACAACACCATCAAATGGTTCCTTAATAATTTCAGCAACTCCTATAATGTATTTATTTTTTTCTGACCTGTTAAACAAATCATTTTCACATAAAATTAGATACTTAGGTACATTATTAGCTTTTGTAGGAGTATCAATAATTGTATTAAATGGGAAGTTTGTTTTAAAATTAAATCCATTAGGTGATTTATTAATGTTCGGTGCTGCTTTTTCATGGATTTTTTACACTGTTTTTATTGAAAAACTTGAACTACATGACAATCTTATAATTACTAAAGATTTAAATTTCTATGGAATGTTATTCTTTTTACCTTTTGTTTATTTTGAATTAAAAGGTAATGGCACATGTCCTTTTTACCAATTATGGTTACAACCTAAAGTTATTATTGCTTTTATTTTCCTAAGCGTTTTTTGTACAGCATTAGGATATATTTGGTGGAATAAAGCTATTAGATTGGCAGGAGCAAAAACTACAACAAATGGAATTTTTTTCATTCCAATTGTAACTGTTATAGCAGATGCGATAATATTGAAAAATTATCCTAATTATTTAACAATTTTAGGTATTATATTAGTTTTATTAGGTAATTATATAGCAGAAATAAGAGATTGA
- a CDS encoding iron-containing alcohol dehydrogenase produces MKNFVFHNTTKLIFGEGTIAKIGEEIKKEGVKKILLHYGGGSIKKNGVYDQVVNSLKENNIEWVEVSGVKPNPRLSKVYEGIDVAKENNVEGILAVGGGSVIDSAKAIAGGFYYDGDIWDAYSGKYYVSKALPLFTVLTLSATGSEMNGNSVITNEDTKQKWSTSSKALYPKVSIIDPTAQYTLPESQTVNGAVDAISHVMEFYFDGTKGTEIQSQLAEGIIRAVINSTEILLENPKDYDARSNLAWSATLALNGLLGAGSSGGDWASHALEHSVSALFDVAHGAGLAIIFPAWLEYVKNEDIDRFDRFAKEIFNIDTGNSGIDANLGIQALKQWYKKIGQPISLKEIGAKEEDIEKLVENAAQRAPIGKLKKLEEKDIREIYKIAFDNK; encoded by the coding sequence ATGAAAAACTTTGTTTTTCATAATACAACAAAATTAATTTTTGGAGAAGGCACAATAGCTAAAATTGGTGAGGAAATAAAAAAAGAAGGAGTAAAGAAAATACTTTTACATTATGGTGGAGGATCTATTAAAAAAAATGGAGTATATGATCAAGTTGTCAATTCTTTAAAAGAAAATAATATTGAATGGGTTGAAGTTTCTGGCGTAAAACCAAATCCTAGATTATCTAAGGTATATGAAGGAATAGATGTTGCCAAAGAGAATAATGTAGAAGGTATTTTAGCTGTTGGTGGTGGAAGTGTTATAGATTCAGCAAAAGCTATTGCTGGAGGTTTTTATTATGATGGGGATATATGGGATGCTTACTCAGGGAAATATTATGTTTCAAAAGCTCTTCCTTTATTTACTGTTTTAACTTTATCGGCAACTGGATCTGAAATGAATGGAAATTCTGTTATTACAAATGAAGACACTAAGCAAAAATGGTCAACAAGTTCAAAAGCATTATACCCAAAAGTTTCAATAATAGATCCAACTGCACAATACACATTACCAGAAAGTCAAACTGTTAATGGTGCTGTAGATGCAATAAGTCATGTTATGGAATTTTATTTTGATGGTACTAAGGGAACTGAAATTCAATCTCAATTAGCTGAAGGTATAATAAGAGCAGTTATAAACAGTACGGAAATATTGTTAGAAAATCCTAAAGATTATGATGCAAGATCTAATCTTGCATGGAGTGCTACATTAGCTTTAAATGGATTATTAGGAGCAGGTTCTTCAGGAGGAGATTGGGCAAGTCATGCATTAGAACATTCTGTTTCAGCATTATTTGACGTTGCGCATGGAGCAGGATTAGCAATAATTTTTCCTGCATGGTTGGAATATGTAAAAAATGAAGATATTGATAGATTTGATAGATTTGCTAAAGAGATATTTAATATTGATACAGGTAATTCTGGTATAGATGCAAATTTGGGTATTCAAGCATTAAAACAATGGTATAAGAAAATCGGACAACCAATCTCTTTAAAAGAAATTGGGGCAAAAGAGGAAGATATTGAAAAACTTGTTGAAAATGCAGCTCAACGAGCACCTATAGGGAAATTAAAGAAATTAGAAGAAAAAGATATAAGAGAGATATATAAAATAGCTTTTGATAATAAATAA
- a CDS encoding phosphate ABC transporter substrate-binding protein PstS family protein: MKKWISLVFIISIIIISFSEKLIIKGSNTIFPIAQLWIEELKNLEITLEGAGSSTGIAALFSGTTDIANSSRFLKNKEIKKMNEEGKYFAPIIIAYDGIAIIVNPKLHIDNISLEILKSIYTGKFKTWNQINTSLPKKRIVAYSRNTASGTFETFENIVLNGERMDPSVKMVESTQFEIEQVAKNPYAIAYVGVGYVNDSVKVLKVENTEPTKLNILKSIYPISRPLYMFIDVTNGWPESGILKEYITFGLSKKGQELVEKAGYIAAYGF, translated from the coding sequence ATGAAAAAATGGATATCTTTAGTATTTATTATAAGTATTATAATTATTTCGTTCTCAGAAAAATTGATTATTAAAGGTTCAAACACAATTTTCCCAATTGCTCAATTATGGATAGAAGAACTAAAAAATTTAGAAATAACTTTAGAAGGCGCAGGGTCTTCGACAGGTATAGCTGCATTGTTTAGTGGAACAACAGATATTGCAAACTCTAGTAGATTCCTTAAAAATAAAGAAATAAAAAAAATGAACGAAGAAGGCAAATATTTTGCTCCAATTATTATTGCATATGATGGTATAGCAATAATTGTTAATCCAAAACTTCATATAGATAATATCTCATTAGAAATTTTAAAAAGTATATACACTGGTAAATTTAAAACTTGGAACCAAATCAATACATCGCTACCCAAAAAAAGAATAGTTGCCTATTCAAGAAATACTGCTTCAGGAACATTTGAAACATTTGAAAATATAGTTTTAAATGGGGAAAGAATGGATCCAAGTGTCAAAATGGTTGAATCAACACAATTCGAAATTGAGCAAGTCGCTAAAAATCCTTATGCTATTGCTTATGTAGGAGTAGGATACGTAAATGATTCTGTTAAAGTTTTAAAAGTAGAAAATACAGAACCGACAAAATTAAATATTTTAAAATCAATTTATCCTATTTCCAGACCTTTATATATGTTTATTGATGTAACTAACGGATGGCCAGAATCCGGAATTCTAAAAGAGTATATAACTTTTGGATTATCAAAAAAGGGACAAGAATTAGTGGAAAAAGCTGGATATATTGCTGCATACGGATTTTAA
- the pstC gene encoding phosphate ABC transporter permease subunit PstC — protein MREFKNKINSLIIRLVSLIGIIILILIFEFIIMESIPALKKVGMEMLTSFDWYPTYDIPTFGILNMLINSILLTILSSLIVLPLGYIIAFFLYDYAKEFEKKYIKGTIELLSGIPSVIIGMFLIIHISPWMLKIGAWSPENILLASIGLTVLSLPYTSSLIEEAMSSVDKNIKEGALSLGATRFTTGFKIVSKAAYPGIINAFILTINRIIGETMVVLMAAGGANIIPTSIFDPVRPLTAVIASEIGEVEIGSIHYSALFFSGLILLLISFFLTLISKQISRRWDK, from the coding sequence TTGAGAGAATTTAAAAACAAAATAAATTCTTTAATAATAAGGCTAGTGTCATTAATTGGAATAATAATACTAATATTAATTTTTGAATTTATTATAATGGAATCCATACCAGCTTTGAAAAAAGTTGGTATGGAAATGCTTACATCATTTGATTGGTATCCAACATATGATATACCAACTTTTGGTATATTAAATATGTTAATAAATTCAATACTTTTAACTATATTATCTTCCTTAATAGTCTTACCTTTAGGATATATAATAGCATTTTTTTTATATGATTATGCAAAAGAATTTGAAAAAAAATATATTAAAGGCACTATAGAATTATTATCAGGTATTCCATCTGTTATTATAGGTATGTTTTTGATAATACATATTTCACCTTGGATGCTTAAAATAGGGGCATGGTCCCCAGAAAATATATTGTTAGCGTCAATTGGATTAACCGTTCTTTCACTTCCATATACATCTTCGTTGATTGAAGAAGCTATGAGTTCTGTTGATAAAAATATTAAAGAAGGAGCGTTGTCTCTAGGAGCGACAAGATTTACCACAGGTTTTAAAATAGTTTCCAAAGCCGCTTACCCAGGAATTATTAATGCATTTATATTAACAATTAACCGTATTATTGGCGAAACAATGGTTGTATTAATGGCGGCTGGAGGTGCTAATATTATCCCAACATCCATATTTGATCCTGTCAGACCATTAACTGCAGTTATAGCAAGTGAAATTGGAGAGGTGGAAATTGGAAGTATTCATTATTCAGCATTGTTTTTTTCAGGATTGATTTTATTATTAATATCTTTTTTTCTTACTTTAATTTCCAAACAAATATCTAGGAGATGGGATAAATGA
- the pstA gene encoding phosphate ABC transporter permease PstA, with translation MNTDKIISFIFRIISYLIFFSIVLIIFFIIFDGIKYFSINFFTEFPKNMMTSGGIFPAIIGTIYLLFVTLIISIPLGILTGIFLSEYSNNNIGIFLDTAITSLSGVPSIVFGLFGLSLFSIKLGLKTSLISGSLTLSIMALPIISSSTKEVFNSIPNTLRESAYALGAKKTEVIYKILLPSAKSRLITIILISIGRVMGETAPVLLTAAVFYSTHMPKSIKDPIMTLPTHIYNIAMAYGEDAQWMAKGSASFLMLLILFIYLLAFKIRRNYNDNGYNDKK, from the coding sequence ATGAATACAGATAAAATAATATCTTTTATATTTAGAATAATAAGTTATTTAATATTTTTTAGTATAGTATTAATTATTTTTTTTATAATATTTGATGGAATAAAATATTTTTCAATAAATTTTTTCACTGAATTTCCCAAAAATATGATGACAAGTGGTGGAATTTTTCCTGCAATTATTGGAACCATATATTTATTATTTGTGACATTAATTATTTCTATTCCACTTGGGATTTTAACTGGAATTTTTTTATCAGAATATAGTAATAACAATATTGGAATATTTTTAGATACTGCTATTACTTCATTATCCGGTGTTCCTTCTATTGTATTTGGATTATTTGGGTTATCTTTATTTTCAATAAAACTTGGATTAAAAACTTCTTTAATATCAGGATCTCTAACTTTATCTATAATGGCTTTACCAATTATTTCTTCTTCCACAAAAGAAGTTTTTAATTCAATACCAAATACATTAAGAGAATCTGCTTATGCATTAGGAGCAAAAAAAACTGAAGTTATATATAAAATATTATTACCTTCAGCAAAATCAAGATTAATTACTATTATTTTAATTTCTATTGGTAGAGTTATGGGAGAAACTGCTCCTGTATTATTAACAGCAGCTGTATTTTATTCAACACATATGCCTAAATCTATTAAAGATCCTATTATGACATTGCCTACACATATATATAATATTGCTATGGCTTATGGAGAAGATGCGCAATGGATGGCAAAAGGTTCAGCATCGTTTTTAATGTTATTAATATTGTTCATTTATTTACTGGCATTTAAAATAAGGAGGAATTATAATGATAATGGATATAATGACAAAAAATGA
- the pstB gene encoding phosphate ABC transporter ATP-binding protein PstB — MIMDIMTKNDDIIKIRNFNAWYSNKQALKNINIDFKRNKISAIIGPSGCGKSTLLRSINRINDEIENYKTSGEIIFENNNIKNLNITLYRKKVGMVFQKPVPFPMSIYENVAFGLRIHGMRNKNKIDKIVEKSLIQAALWDEVKDELHKSAYELSGGQQQRLVIARALAVSPEVILLDEPTSALDPISTQKIERLLEELVENYTIIIVTHNLSQAIRISDYLYFMYQGELIEHGLTSNIIKSPKNQLTEDYLNGRIG, encoded by the coding sequence ATGATAATGGATATAATGACAAAAAATGATGATATAATCAAAATAAGAAACTTTAATGCATGGTATTCAAATAAACAAGCATTAAAAAATATAAATATAGATTTTAAAAGAAATAAAATTTCAGCTATAATTGGTCCATCTGGATGTGGAAAATCCACATTGTTAAGAAGTATTAATAGGATAAATGATGAAATAGAAAATTATAAAACCTCTGGAGAAATTATCTTCGAGAACAATAACATCAAAAATCTAAATATAACATTATATAGAAAAAAAGTTGGAATGGTTTTTCAAAAACCAGTACCATTTCCAATGTCAATATATGAAAATGTAGCATTTGGTTTGAGAATTCATGGTATGAGAAATAAAAATAAAATTGATAAGATAGTTGAAAAATCGCTTATACAAGCCGCATTATGGGATGAAGTTAAAGATGAATTGCATAAATCAGCATATGAATTGTCTGGCGGTCAACAACAAAGACTAGTTATTGCAAGAGCTCTTGCAGTATCTCCAGAAGTTATACTTCTAGATGAGCCAACATCTGCTTTAGATCCAATATCCACGCAAAAAATAGAAAGATTACTTGAAGAATTAGTAGAAAATTATACAATAATAATTGTAACTCATAATTTATCTCAAGCTATTAGAATTTCAGATTATTTATACTTTATGTATCAAGGGGAATTAATAGAACATGGTTTAACTTCTAATATAATAAAGTCACCTAAAAATCAATTAACAGAAGATTATTTAAATGGAAGAATAGGATAA
- the phoU gene encoding phosphate signaling complex protein PhoU, producing the protein MQNLHHFENELLILKADISKMLSLVLNSFNLAILSLEKNDEILAKNVFELDDKIDDINRKIEDEVYQIIARYNPLAKELRYIITMIKFSNNLERIGDLSCNISQKVFEFNKINFNPSLNEKILKMIGMSLEMLKEVFKAFNERNTNSAIEIWKKDSIIDNLEIEIRKDILKNFKDGIYDENVIIPFVLIARDIERISDHITNLCEEIVYIEKGEKITNLL; encoded by the coding sequence ATGCAAAATTTACATCATTTTGAAAACGAATTATTAATATTAAAAGCCGATATATCAAAAATGTTATCTCTTGTTTTAAATTCATTTAATCTAGCCATATTATCTCTTGAAAAAAACGATGAAATATTAGCAAAAAATGTTTTTGAATTAGATGATAAAATAGATGACATTAATAGAAAAATAGAAGATGAAGTTTATCAAATTATTGCTAGATATAATCCGTTGGCAAAAGAATTACGATATATTATAACAATGATAAAATTTTCAAATAATTTAGAAAGAATAGGGGATTTATCTTGTAATATTTCGCAAAAGGTTTTTGAATTTAACAAAATAAATTTTAATCCCTCGTTAAATGAAAAAATACTAAAAATGATTGGTATGTCTTTAGAAATGTTAAAAGAAGTTTTTAAAGCTTTTAATGAAAGAAATACTAATTCAGCAATTGAAATATGGAAAAAAGATAGCATTATAGACAATTTAGAAATTGAAATAAGAAAAGATATATTAAAAAATTTTAAAGATGGAATATATGATGAAAATGTTATTATACCTTTTGTATTAATTGCACGAGACATTGAAAGAATTTCAGATCATATTACAAATTTATGCGAGGAAATTGTATATATAGAAAAAGGTGAAAAAATCACAAATCTATTATAA